From Fundidesulfovibrio terrae, a single genomic window includes:
- a CDS encoding NAD+ synthase, translating into MKIGLLQVNTVVGDLAGNAGRIAHAARLAAEAGAELCITPELALTGYPPRDLLLSGAFVDKARRELDHLAKRLEDAPPILAGTAARTVLPDGRPLQNCAALLFKGEVGALFPKSLLPTYDVFDEDRYFQPGTCPGFVEIGGRRLGVTICEDIWNDKDFWHKRRYASDPVEKLAEEGLDAILNLSASPFILGKQPMRERMLASVAGKYGLPVLYCNQVGGNDDLIFDGRSMALDASGRLAARAKGFGEDVLVVELDNLMEGNGEASPSLADDDFSEEAEAWRALVLGVKDYAAKCGFKGALLGLSGGIDSALTAAIAAEALGPENVLGVLMPSPYSSQGSLDDSLELARRLKIAHRTIPIADIMQAFDRGLAESFAGLPPDVTEENIQSRIRGNLLMAISNKSGKVLLTTGNKSELAVGYCTIYGDMSGGLAVISDMPKTMVYRLAEYVNARHGEPIPRAIIDKAPSAELRPDQKDQDSLPPYEVLDAILKLRVELHASVDEIAAAGFERAMVEKVCRLVKSAEFKRRQAAPGLKITDRAFGTGWRMPVACRIEY; encoded by the coding sequence ATGAAGATCGGCCTTTTGCAGGTGAACACCGTGGTGGGCGATCTGGCTGGCAATGCCGGACGCATCGCCCATGCCGCGCGCCTCGCTGCCGAGGCAGGGGCGGAGCTGTGCATCACGCCGGAGCTGGCCCTCACCGGCTATCCGCCGCGCGACCTGCTGCTCTCCGGCGCGTTCGTGGACAAGGCCCGCCGCGAGTTGGACCATCTGGCCAAGCGCCTGGAAGACGCTCCGCCCATCCTGGCGGGAACGGCCGCCAGGACGGTCCTGCCGGACGGGAGGCCCTTGCAGAACTGTGCTGCGCTGCTATTTAAGGGCGAGGTGGGGGCCCTGTTCCCCAAGAGCCTTTTACCCACCTACGACGTCTTCGACGAGGACCGCTACTTCCAGCCCGGCACCTGTCCCGGGTTCGTCGAAATCGGCGGCAGGCGCCTGGGCGTGACCATCTGCGAAGACATCTGGAACGACAAGGACTTCTGGCACAAGCGCCGCTACGCATCCGACCCCGTGGAGAAGCTGGCCGAGGAAGGCCTCGACGCCATCCTCAACCTGTCCGCTTCGCCATTCATTCTGGGCAAGCAGCCCATGCGCGAGCGCATGCTCGCCAGCGTCGCCGGCAAGTACGGCCTGCCCGTGCTCTACTGCAACCAGGTGGGCGGCAACGACGACCTCATATTCGACGGTCGCTCCATGGCCCTGGACGCATCGGGAAGGCTCGCGGCCCGCGCCAAGGGGTTTGGCGAGGACGTCCTCGTGGTGGAGTTGGACAACCTGATGGAGGGGAACGGCGAAGCCTCCCCGAGCCTGGCCGACGACGACTTCTCCGAGGAGGCCGAGGCCTGGCGCGCCCTGGTGCTGGGCGTCAAGGACTATGCGGCCAAGTGCGGCTTCAAGGGCGCGCTGCTCGGGCTCTCCGGCGGCATCGACTCGGCCCTGACCGCCGCCATCGCCGCCGAGGCCCTGGGACCGGAAAACGTCCTGGGCGTGCTCATGCCCAGCCCCTATTCCAGCCAAGGCAGCCTTGACGACTCCCTGGAGCTGGCCCGCCGCCTGAAGATCGCCCACAGGACCATCCCCATCGCGGACATCATGCAGGCCTTCGACCGGGGACTGGCCGAGTCCTTCGCGGGCCTGCCCCCCGACGTCACCGAGGAGAACATCCAGTCGCGCATCCGGGGCAATTTGCTCATGGCCATCTCCAACAAGTCCGGCAAGGTGCTCCTGACCACGGGTAACAAGTCCGAGCTGGCCGTGGGCTACTGCACAATCTACGGCGACATGTCCGGCGGCCTAGCCGTCATCTCCGACATGCCCAAGACCATGGTCTACCGCCTGGCCGAGTACGTGAACGCCCGCCACGGCGAGCCCATCCCCCGCGCCATCATAGACAAGGCCCCCTCTGCCGAGCTCAGGCCCGACCAGAAGGACCAGGACAGCCTGCCGCCCTACGAGGTGCTGGACGCCATCCTGAAACTGCGCGTGGAACTGCACGCCTCGGTGGACGAGATCGCAGCCGCCGGATTCGAACGGGCCATGGTGGAGAAGGTGTGCAGGCTGGTGAAATCCGCCGAGTTCAAGCGCCGCCAGGCAGCACCGGGGCTTAAGATCACGGATCGGGCGTTCGGGACCGGGTGGCGGATGCCCGTTGCGTGCAGGATAGAATATTGA
- the dapB gene encoding 4-hydroxy-tetrahydrodipicolinate reductase, whose product MSVCDVIIMGAGGRMGATLAGLAMDDPAFRLAGVVERPQSEAALARYDCVRGTSMEDVFAKCPGAVIIDFTAPESSLKVANLAARLGNPAVIGTTGFTAAQMKELEAAAHNGPIFWAPNMSVGVNALLQVLPKLVEALGPAYDLEIMEIHHNKKADSPSGTALKLGQAIAAARGEKLDDVKKCSRDGIIGPRTPREIGLMAVRGGDVVGDHTVYFLGPGERIEVTHRAHSRETFARGAMRAALWLKGQKGGKLHTMSDMLQ is encoded by the coding sequence ATGAGCGTGTGCGATGTCATCATCATGGGCGCTGGTGGGCGCATGGGCGCGACCCTGGCCGGACTGGCCATGGACGACCCTGCCTTCCGGCTGGCCGGTGTGGTGGAACGCCCCCAGAGCGAAGCGGCGCTGGCCCGCTACGACTGCGTCAGGGGAACCTCCATGGAGGACGTGTTCGCCAAATGTCCGGGCGCGGTGATCATCGACTTCACCGCGCCGGAATCGAGCCTCAAGGTGGCCAACCTGGCCGCGCGCCTGGGAAATCCCGCCGTCATCGGCACCACGGGCTTCACCGCCGCGCAAATGAAGGAGCTGGAGGCCGCCGCCCACAACGGCCCCATCTTCTGGGCTCCCAACATGAGCGTGGGCGTCAACGCCCTGCTGCAGGTGCTGCCCAAGCTGGTGGAAGCCCTGGGTCCTGCCTATGACCTCGAAATCATGGAGATTCATCACAACAAAAAGGCCGACTCCCCCAGCGGCACTGCGCTCAAACTGGGCCAGGCCATCGCGGCAGCGCGCGGGGAAAAGCTCGACGACGTCAAGAAGTGCTCCCGCGACGGCATCATCGGCCCTCGCACCCCCCGCGAGATCGGCCTCATGGCCGTTCGAGGCGGCGACGTGGTGGGCGACCACACCGTCTACTTCCTCGGACCCGGCGAGCGCATCGAGGTGACCCACCGCGCCCACTCCCGCGAGACCTTCGCGCGCGGGGCCATGCGCGCCGCACTCTGGCTCAAGGGCCAGAAGGGCGGCAAGCTGCACACCATGTCCGACATGCTGCAATGA